A stretch of DNA from Cannabis sativa cultivar Pink pepper isolate KNU-18-1 chromosome X, ASM2916894v1, whole genome shotgun sequence:
ATCGAGTGACAGGACTAATAAGGCAACACTTAACACAAGGACATACAATTTTTCTTTCATGGCTTCCATTTTTAAATGcgaaatcaagaaataaattaaCTCCTTGTTGATATGAATCACTCAATCTAGATTGCTTCATCCAACTCTTATCCATAACTTTagcttttgaaattttttatcaATACCTATttaaaatccaaaaaattagtttgtttggaaaaataaaaaacaaacatatgtatatatactaagtcaaacataagtattttaaaaagaataaaaaaatcaagtaatTTACACTTTGAATACTTATTCATAGTAACTTAAACCCATTCACTTTCATAATTAAGTCCAATATAATTATTAGACAATTCAATATAGATAATACTTACTTATTCCTTTCAATAATTATTATGGcaagtttttttgaaaaagtcaaTATAAAATACACTTTAGAGCATTATCTGTTAAGCATCTATCCCGAATTTTCATAATCAACATTGTTGCCTAATATGTAAGATCAGTCTtcattactcttttttttttagattagttAACAAATTGAGCTAAATGTACTAAAAATATCAGTTAGTAGCTCAGATTTGTAAATATCTTAATTAGTAGCTCAGATTTGTAAATGTACTTAAAATATCAATTAGCAGCTCGAATTTGTGATTTTGGAAAGTTACAATGTGGAAGTCAATGAAAATTTtagcttaaattaaaaaaattaacaaaaaaaatgtttagtagcttggtaaattaattttgtaaatttGCACTATTAAATAACTATTGGTCTcaactaatttaataaaaaaaaatcaaaaataagattttaaagAATTTAGAGTAAATAAAACCCAAAATCATTAaactaataaagaaaaaagagattAAACTTGATGCGGATGATGGTGGGGAGGAATAAGTATTTTAGCGTTGtataatttgtttatttggaaGAAATAATGCCACCTTTGTAAAGGTAAGATATGAGGTAAGATATGACTTCTCTCCACGctgtttttaaatttcttttcccTTTAGTAGTAGTCTTTCAATCACTTTAGaatattctatataaaaaaaaaaatcactattTAAGAAGTCATACATGCCTGGTGCGAGTATCACAGATATTCTTAAGTATATTCAGagaaacaaattaaattatcatATTCTTAAGTATATTATAAATagataaaacaaaaaaacaaactaTTGTATTGGTAATACAATGCCGTTAATTCCATTATCTCTCAAATTCTTAAGTCTAAGCCACATTTCAAGACCAAGACTTTATTATCTCTCAAACTTCTGTATTTGTTTTACCCATTTATAATATACCAGTTAAATCCAATGCCGAGATAATTCCATTATTAAAAGCAATAATACTAAATAGTCATATAAACCATCAATATAACTCAATTCATAATAAAGACccacattctttttttttttttttttttttttttttttttatgaagggGGGTGTCCAAGGACACCGATTCATTAAAAGGCATAAAAAACCCAAGAGTCTAAACAGACTAGAAAACGGAACAAGCTAAAAAACAGAGTGAACAACTCGAATACAAACCAAAAAAAACGAACAACAGCAACGGCAACAACTCAATTACATTACACTTGAGTAGGAGGTCCCGGATCCCATTCCCTTAATTCTTAGtatcataaaatatatatggaaGTTATAAGAAAATGCAATCTTGATACCATCAAAtaattcttatttttcttttccccTTTTGACCGAAGACTCCAAAAGATACATATACACTTGTATGTTCTATATACAAGCTTTGTATATATTAGCTTACATGCATTCATTTAGTACTTCACCACTTCCTTTAATTAGGGGGCATCAATCTAAAtcaatcaaaaataaatataaatatataaatacaaatcaAGTCATCTTTTTCCAAAAGATACAGAATTTTGTTTTTCATACAATGTAAACTTCAAACTTTTAATTCATTCAATGACAAAGGCATTATTGCGGCCTTGAAGTAtcaggaaagaaaaaaaaaagatcatacTTACTTGTGGTCTTGGTGATAGTGTAGTTtctttgtatatattttattttgcaacAGTGAAGGTTGTTTTCTTCGACATCTGTGAAAACACCATATCAAAGAACATTAGTAGTTGAAAAGAAACATTAAGTCACTTGTTACATAAGAAACATGGATGTGGTCATACGTTGATCTCCATTTACGGTGTTAAAATCATCAAGAAAGTAGAAACTCCAATCGATGACTCTAATAACAATCCAGAACAGCAGCTGAAACTCCAATAGACAACTCAaattataatcaaattataATCGAGATCGATTTTATATACAGACTCGATTTCTTAGGAGAATTAGTCTCATTCGGatcaaaattacaatttttttttttgggaattaGCTTACCATcgtaaacttttattttttgtttattcttTTTAGAGTTAACCTGAGAGTTTTTTTAGGAGGATTAGTTTCATaaggttttatttttatatatatattttatttaggagTTAACGTGTAGGTtttagtttttatatattttattttgggaGTTAACGGtagatatgtttaattttattaaatatataaatatatatgtatttcaaATAAGATACCAAAtataaaaaatctaataataGCATAAAAATAGGAATAGGAAGCGTTCAAaaacacataatttttttttaaaaaaaaaaccaaaatgaAAATGGAAAAGAAGTGGGATTCTACCCGcccaaatatttcaatttttctttttcaccaAAACTATCATTCTCATAAATTTGAGAACtgtctctctctcacacacaaaTTGGCTCCTCTCATCATAGGTGGTATTTTCAatctttgattttgatttttgttttcattATTTTCCTGAGATTCACATTTTGAAATCTAACCATTTGatttgaattttcttttttctagcTTTTGAAGCTGAACATCACtgatttttcttttgatttgcaATTGTGGGTCTTGTGGATAACCTCTGAATTTGATATCAAACTCTGAATACagcaaatccaaaaaaaaaaaaggtttagaCTCTTTTATAGTTATtactatattaatattattcctTTTATGAGATTACTACTAAgaatacatatgtatatatacataatttcaTCTCtggtaaaattgaaaacaaaagaATATGAACTGGGACTAAggttatttattatatatatggccACTTCTCATTTTTAGTTTACTCACAAACTGATGTGAACTACTAGAACAAGGAACCCAACACTCCTTAATCAAAATTAGTAATAGTTTAGTCTCATAGTATTTGTCACCTACTACGTACCTAACACTCAATTCCCATCAATAGAATTTTCCGATCAATCTACTGAATGAACCAATAACTATGATGTTTTTACCAAAATGGtaggtaaaatggtcaaatcaacaataattaatttattagtttGCTTCCCATTTATGGCTAACAAACATTCTTTGTTTacaatttttcctttttcttttttagactttttatttattatatgatatgaacaaggaaaagaaaataaaaacttgTTTTGTTTTGATTTGATTTGCACAGAAGAACTCTTTCTTGAGATCAATTGTAGTTAAGCCACATTTCtatgttttcatattttttttacttgttaATAGCAATTTTTTATTATCGACTGTATAGTGTGGCTCACTATCTTTGCTTATGGATTAAAGTCatttattttacatatattcattatttttatgtttattttgttgagtctttaattttataaaaacacaacaTTGATTCTTTGTGATGAGTTAATTATCAAGTTAAaagtaatataaattaatatttcttATGAGGGAAGTTTTAAGTAATTTTTGTTTAGCATCCTTTTtgtaattacttttttttatgattttgctCTGGaagacttaatttttttttttttcatttcagtgagcattaaagaattttatgattttaaaagtagtagaaagaattttattgtttatttgaaTAATTATGAAAGATTTATAActattctacttttttttttattattgttacaaATGTCTGCAGGTATGGATAGATATATGCAATATAGATTGGCTGAACAAGATGAAGATTGTGTAGATTCATTTACAGATTTGTTGACAAATAATAATGGTAAAAAGAATGGTAGAGGTCCAACACAAATGCGTGACATTTGGGGTAATCATGATGGTACAAAGATGGAAATCACATGTAATGAATTTGGGCAACCACATGATAAAAACGCAAGTAAGCTTACAAATTTTATTGGGACATTAGTACGAGATGGAAAAAATGCTCCAATTAACTACAAAAGTTGGCATAAGGTACCTGACAAATACAAAGATAGAATGTGGAAAATCATACAGgtaaaaaattattgttttttcaAATGATTTTTTTAGCATTTTAGATCAGTAgttgaattaattttgaaatttctatttAGTACATTTAAGATTGCTAATGCATGCTTTAAAACTTCTAGGAAAAATTTGATATTCCTCCTCTGGCAGAAAATTGGACTATGCGGTCTTGTGGTAAGGAACTTAAAAATTGGAAAGCTTATCTTAAGAGAACTTACTATTCGGAAACTTTATCTTTTGAGgagcaaaaaaaatataaggatAAAAGAGTATATGCTGGGCAATGGGaggaattaataaaatattgcgCAACAGACGATGCAAaggtattttttcttttaatatttaattgagtatattattttttcatatttcactaatttaatatttattaaatgcaattttatatattgttttagaaaatAAGTGCTACAAACAAAGCTAGTCGTGGTCAAAAGAAATACAACCATACAACTGGCACAAAAAGTTTTGCACAAATTAGAGCAGCACAGGTAAACTACAAAATTATTTGAGCATATAGATTGAACATTGCTTCGTAAGTATGCATACTttgattaatatttaattacaactAAATATTCATTTGTAGAAAGAGAATGGTGGAAGTACACCAACACGTCTTTGCTATGTTTAACGTCTGCTATACAAAAAAAGATAAGAGTGTAACTGATACAACGAAAGAAGTAATGGTATGAtcgaatattttttaatttatgccTAGCTTGTTGTTTTATTACttcttaatttatattaatgataGGTACAATTACAAGAGAAACAAGAGTTGAATGAAGATGTATCAAAGGAAAAGGGTATGAATGACACTTTCTCTGAAGTAATGGGTAAAGAAAAATACGGATCAGTCCGTATGTACGGCTTTGGTGTTTGCCCATCTGACGTATGGGAAAACAAATCCACCAAGAAAGGAAACCAAAAGAAGTATATACAGACTCTAGAAGCTGAATTGAAAGAATTAAGATCTCAAGTTCAAGCCAACAAGCAAAATTACAATGCAAATGACACATCTATTATACCTGACATGGTTAGAGCTTtaatctctctattttttttttttttaataatatctctttagtttttattattattccaTATTTTTCAGTACTTAAAACTGAACATATTATGTGCAGGCTCTTAATTACAATGACAATGCCACTTCTTCACAACTGGTTacgttttaatttttcaattgattcaaaaaaattattaaccaaTAAATTATGTTACTGATATGTTGTTATATATGTAGGCCAAAAAGCCTTGTATGTCACATAACAAGGAATCTCGACGTCAGTTGTGGTTTTCATCTTCAGCATATGATATTCCAATTGTTgagataaatattattattattatatagtttagttattacttaaatattaatattttttattaatgaatttattaatttttgtgtatttttatgtcataATTTATTGTGTAGGTTGGTGAAATGGTTAATCTTAAGAGTGTTACTGCTGATCCTGAAACAATTGCTATTGGTCTAGTTGTTAGTAAAGATTCATCAAAAGAAGTTGGAGGAAAAGAGCTCGGAGATCATTATTCTGAAGTTGTTGTTCAAGTTTGTATCAACCCCGACGAGgaattaattagaccatatgGACAATACAAGACAATTGGTGAAGTTGTTGGAGCATCTATTGCATGGTCAACAACATTTCTGGTAACAATTAAATACATATTTAAAGTTttcattatatatgtatatggatgattatttatttgttatttattgtGCTAAAAATTATGCAGGTTTCACGAAAATCAGATAAACAACTTCATGATTCAATGATGTGACTTTACTAACATAGAAAAATAGACtaaattgtaaatatttttttatttttattgatgtTGTATAGATAGTTTGtatacaatttttattattattgttcatGTTTGTTGTAAGAATACAAAATTATtatgtattatatttttatattgttgaaatatatatgtaacaAACTTATTTTAGTTTGAatgttaatataaaattatatttattcccCTTTTATGTTTagagtttttttatatattattgacTTTTATGgtttagagtttttttttaatacatatataaattaaataaggaataaaaaatgagtaaaaattagaaaattaatgatttatatatatatataaaaaaaattctattattttaattaaaaataaataatacattatatataatttttagtggCCTTTTAGAAAAATGTCactagtataatttttttacattttcaaaatgtcactatattattttttaaacattaaatatataaataataaatattatggtGACATTTGAAATTGCCACAATTCATATTTAGGTGACATTTTCAAATGTGACTAGAAAACTAATTAGTGACATTTGAATTTTTAGTCACATTAGTATAGCTTACATTTTATAAAAATGCtactaaaatataaaatgtCACTAAATATTAGTAACAGTGACATTTTAAAAATGACACTAATTAGAGTTTTTGGTGTAGTGACTGTAATTAAAAAGTGGATTTCCAAAATCATACCTTTGTTTTTTGGAACCCAGAACTTTGTACACTTGATCTTTGAAGAATTATAGGGGAATCGAGCTATCTGAGGCGAGCTCAAGAGGATGTACCCAGCAATTGTTTTTGGGGAACCTCTATAAATATGGTGTATTCTcttccttttatttttctgcaGTTTCTATATTATGTTTATGTGATTTCTGGGGTGGGATAGGATCGGTTTAAGGTGTTTAATCATCTCTGGTTTTTTCTGTGTTTCATTGTTGATGGTGTTCTTCAAAGAAGAacattgaagaagaaggaggcgtttgttttttaagaaaatttcatataaatttttatttcaattttttttatcataatatttaaaataataaaatttatttttatttgataggtatagtttttaagaaaatgaattggaagaaaaaaattaaaaaagcttaatacaattaaaaatataattttttatataaaataaaaattattaaaataaagtgtCTTTAAAATTTTTTACATATCAAATAAAGATAGATTGATAAAAATTAagagttctttatctttttTCTCTTAGGaattactttattaataaatccACTCCCACCTACAAATGGATGACTCAAAAGCATGGTGGCGGATGGTCTTTCCAATGGATTGGCTTCAAAACACTTGACGAGAAAATCTTTAGCATCTTTAGACATAGTTTCATTCATTTTGTTGTTCCATCTCATACTTCCATCTGTTAGCATATATAAAACAATACAACCTAGTGCCCATATATCTGAACACTGTTCTTGAATTTCATCTTCTACACATTCCGGAGCCCAATAAACTTTTGTTCCTTTCACAATACCAGGAGTCCTCCAATCATCAGACATCTTTTTCGAAAGTCCAAAATCCGATATTTTAGCCACAAAATCCTCATCGTCGTCTTCTTCCTTCACCATCAATATATTCTCAGGTTTCAAATCGCAATGAACAATACCTTTCTTGTGAACACACTCAAGTCCTCTCAAAATAGATTTTGTATACTGTCTCACTTTAGTCTCAGACAATATAGTAACGTCCATAAAATCAGCTAAACATCCACCTTGAGCATACTCCAAGAAAACATTGTAGAGTTTAGTTTTGTTTCCGTTGTTGtctgttgtgattgttatgtcATCTCCAAAACATCGAACAATGTAAGGACTATCATGAAAGAGTTGGAGTaacttcttctccttcttgagCTCATCACTACGAGAAGCCAAAGTAGTTTTAACGGCCATAATAGGATGAGAACCATTTAAACGTGATGATGTTATTATTGGAGGTGGTTTGATCATCTCAACCAAGTAAACAGTGCCATTATAACCTTTTCCAAGTAGTTGACTTCGTTTCCATTTACCCGTATTATTTATAGAGTAAATACTTTGTTCTTCACTATAATCATTTTCATGAACATTGCTATAAAAATCACTTTCTCTACGTAATCTCTTCATtgtttcttttaattaatatctttgttttttaatttctgAATATGTAATGAATTATGTATCATATATTAGGGCTTAGGCATTATATATAGTGACTTAATAATAGTTTCAAATAAATACGCGTACAAAAAGATTTTTTTacatatcttttaaatttaaaatatctcaccgttgctttcctttttttttaatgaatacgTTAATTtggaataataaatttatttgtttaaaattaaaatagcaTTATTAATTTAACCTGAAATTCTATATAGATTAATTTATAAATCTAACGATCAAAATCACTcagtttagatatttttttttatgaattatctattacttaaatcacatatatatatatttcttcaaaaaaaaaaaaaaaaatcacatatatatatactacactACTATACGCGCatattttaagttatatttcaaatttaaatctGTACACATATATATCTtcatatcttttttttattattattattataatatctgaGTTTGATTTAActttgaatatatatttttattttaatttagtggAGGAACCCTGCACgggtttattaaaaaatatttacattaggggttttccatttattttttttaaggttaatgtatatttttttaaaaaaaaaaaaacaagactaatatgtatttgtacaaataaattGTAATCAttacaattataaaaaatatattttcccccaaatttttaaaatttataatatctccttaaagtttaattttttttttttggtaaattacggcttaaatacttaatgtttcagattttatacacttaaatacctaatgtttatttttggaggcgaaaatacctaatgttacaattctcttacacctgTTACTACCACTTAGTAAATATAGACACGTGAGTGTACAAAtgcattaaatttatttattttattttaaaatttaatattcttaatatcaaaaactaaatattacttatttttttaaaaaaataagagagataCAATACTAAATTATCATAGCTGAGTGAACCAGTGCATTATATGGAACATGATTATCGAATTGAAGTGCTAAGatcatgtgaaaattgttatgagaacaagtttttgtttttttttttaaataaagtagcatttagtttctgatattaaaaattttaagttttaaaataaaataaaaataaatgtaatgcatctaaACTCTTcacgtgtccatatttatgagttaagggaagtggtagtaacggtgtaagagtattgtaacattaggtatttttgcctccaaaaataaacattaggtatttataaaatttgaaacattaggtatttatgccgcaatttatttatttatttattttttatgtgtatGTAGCCTACCAACGAAATTATTTAGTATAATTAGTGTTTAGTTTAGTAGTATATAATAATTTGATTTTAACATTTGTTAGGGTACAATTTACATTATTAACTAtaaagttctttttttttttttttgaaatggctaTAATGTTCGAAtctatatacagtagaacctctatttaagaatactctattcaagaataacctctaatttgttataaaaaaatcaagtcccaatttgggccagttataaataagaataacctctaaattgtaattagttatacattttctaagtcccgtattaacaaaatatacctctatataagaataattacatcttaataaaatatatacatatattttataaaattgtttatgtagaattagtaattttattccaaattataatacatgtataaatattatatttactcaaaaataattctattatgatataatattaatgattgtttaatgtcattattgttacattgatattttttatattttgattttttttttctagtgtaactctatttagttataacctctcaattagaatataatttgcttagtctcaagtgtattcttggatagaggttctactatatatataaaggagaagtatgaggcgGTGACGTGGCCGTCCGAAATTACTTCAAATAGCACTAtctcttctctccttaattctctcattttttttaattttttattaagtttataattattataagattaattaattaactaaaatcacacatatatatactacaCTACTATACGCCatattttaagttatatttcaaatttaaatttgtacacatatatatcttcatatatcttttttttttttattattattataatatctgaGTTTGATTTAactgaatatatatttttattttaatttagtggAGGAACCCTGCATgggtttattaaaaaatatttacattaggggttttccatttatttttttaaggttaatgtatattttttttttaaaaaaaacaagactaatatgtatttgtacaaataaattGTAATCAttacaattataaaaaatatatttttccccaaatttttaaaatttataatatctccttaaagtttaatttttttttgggtaaattatacgacataaatacttaatgtttcagattttgTACACTTAAAtatctaatgtttatttttggaggcGAAAATACCTAatattacaattctcttacaccgttacCACCACTTCCGTAAATATAGACACGTGAGTGTACAAAtgcattaaatttatttattttattttaaaatttaatattcttaatatcaaaaactaaatactacttatttttttaaaaaaataagagagataAAATACTAAATTATCATAGCTGAGTGAACCAGTGCATTATATGGAACATGATTATCGAATTGAAGTGCTAAAatcatgtgaaaattgttatgagaacaagtttttgtttttttttttaaacaaagtagcatttagtttctgatattaaaaattttaagttttaaaataaaataaaaataaatgtaatgcatctaaACACTTcacgtgtccatatttatgagttaagggaagtggtagtaacggtgtaagagtattgtaacattaggtatttttgcctccaaaaataaacgttaggtatttataaaatctgaaacattaggtatttatgccgcaatttatttatttatttattttttatgtgtatGTAGCCTACCAACGAAATTATTTAGTATAATTAGTGTTTAGTTTAGTAGTATATAATAATTTGATTTTAACATTTGTTAGGGTACAATTTACATTATTAACTAtaaagttcttttttttttttttgaaatggctaTAATGTTcgaatctttatatatatataaaggagaagtatgaggcgGTGACGTGGCCGTTCGAAATTACTTCAAATAGCACTAtctcttctctccttaattctctcatttttttttttaattttttattaagtttataattattataaaattaattaattaactaaaatacTTATTTCTATTTCCTCTTTATTTCtctcatttatttaattttttattcgatttattaatattaaatgatTCATAAAATGATTCgtattaattttttactttttaaaaaaatctctaaCTAATATAAAAGTTCCATCCTTGAGCCACCCAATcttttttcaatatttatttatttttttttaaaaaaaacttctcCAATAAGTATAACaccaatataattataattaacaccaatatataattataatatatattttttttttaaaaaaaaacttctcCAATAAATAtagattattaatatataacacCAATAAGTATAACaccaatataattattttttaatatctatACGTATAACaccaatataattataattaacactaatatataattataatatattttttttttttttaaaaaaacttctCCAATAAATAtagattattaatatataacaccaatctaattatttttaatatctaTACGTATAACaccaatataattataattaactccaatatataattataatatctaTTTGTAGccctaattataatatttttgggTTATCTGTTtattttaacagaatataccattctttaacagaatattcct
This window harbors:
- the LOC133032201 gene encoding uncharacterized protein LOC133032201 translates to MSAGMDRYMQYRLAEQDEDCVDSFTDLLTNNNGKKNGRGPTQMRDIWGNHDGTKMEITCNEFGQPHDKNASKLTNFIGTLVRDGKNAPINYKSWHKVPDKYKDRMWKIIQEKFDIPPLAENWTMRSCGKELKNWKAYLKRTYYSETLSFEEQKKYKDKRVYAGQWEELIKYCATDDAKKISATNKASRGQKKYNHTTGTKSFAQIRAAQVQLQEKQELNEDVSKEKGMNDTFSEVMGKEKYGSVRMYGFGVCPSDVWENKSTKKGNQKKYIQTLEAELKELRSQVQANKQNYNANDTSIIPDMALNYNDNATSSQLAKKPCMSHNKESRRQLWFSSSAYDIPIVGEMVNLKSVTADPETIAIGLVVSKDSSKEVGGKELGDHYSEVVVQVCINPDEELIRPYGQYKTIGEVVGASIAWSTTFLVSRKSDKQLHDSMM
- the LOC133032202 gene encoding mitogen-activated protein kinase kinase kinase 20-like, translating into MKRLRRESDFYSNVHENDYSEEQSIYSINNTGKWKRSQLLGKGYNGTVYLVEMIKPPPIITSSRLNGSHPIMAVKTTLASRSDELKKEKKLLQLFHDSPYIVRCFGDDITITTDNNGNKTKLYNVFLEYAQGGCLADFMDVTILSETKVRQYTKSILRGLECVHKKGIVHCDLKPENILMVKEEDDDEDFVAKISDFGLSKKMSDDWRTPGIVKGTKVYWAPECVEDEIQEQCSDIWALGCIVLYMLTDGSMRWNNKMNETMSKDAKDFLVKCFEANPLERPSATMLLSHPFVGGSGFINKVIPKRKKIKNS